A genome region from Candidatus Zixiibacteriota bacterium includes the following:
- the lepB gene encoding signal peptidase I gives MDQDFLIQDIKKAEASRQARKVLRHKPTKPIWREYAETAAIALIAAILLRVFVVSAYRVNSDSMEDSLYEGDYIFVNKLAYEYGSDPQLGDIVVFKYPNNPEKDFIKRIVALPGQTVQVADKILYVDGVVAQIPVHSKNVDKRIIPGDLSYRDNFGPYEVPTGEYFVLGDNRDDSRDSRFWGGVPHENLMGKAVFVYWSWLPDPDAPGWEFPYIVDAVLWIGHGLFNFPSHIRWDRLGMPI, from the coding sequence ATGGATCAGGATTTTCTCATACAGGATATTAAGAAGGCTGAAGCTAGCCGTCAGGCACGCAAGGTACTCCGGCACAAGCCGACTAAGCCGATATGGCGGGAGTACGCCGAAACTGCAGCAATCGCACTGATTGCCGCTATTTTGTTGCGTGTCTTTGTTGTCTCGGCCTACCGCGTGAACTCCGATTCGATGGAAGACTCGTTGTACGAAGGTGACTATATCTTCGTGAATAAGCTGGCCTACGAGTATGGCTCCGATCCGCAACTCGGCGATATTGTGGTCTTCAAGTACCCCAATAATCCCGAAAAGGACTTCATCAAGCGGATAGTAGCCCTGCCGGGACAGACAGTTCAAGTTGCTGACAAGATTCTGTATGTGGATGGTGTAGTAGCCCAGATTCCAGTGCACTCCAAAAACGTAGACAAACGGATTATCCCTGGTGATCTTTCCTACCGGGACAACTTTGGTCCCTACGAGGTTCCGACCGGGGAATATTTCGTCTTGGGTGACAATCGCGACGACAGCCGCGACAGTCGTTTCTGGGGAGGAGTACCTCATGAGAATCTCATGGGCAAGGCCGTTTTTGTGTATTGGTCATGGCTACCGGATCCTGATGCTCCCGGTTGGGAGTTCCCGTACATTGTCGATGCCGTCCTCTGGATTGGACACGGGTTGTTTAACTTCCCGTCGCACATCCGTTGGGATCGTCTCGGCATGCCTATCTAA
- a CDS encoding transcriptional repressor, protein MMLQRNTVQRQVILEELRKLTSHPTAQEMYRLVQKRLPDISLGTVYRNLDLLSRAGLIVKLRLASREVRFDGDIEQHHHVRCKNCGRVGDIMSTNGRAVDEILPEIEGWEIVGKRTEFVGICPDCSISGSSQK, encoded by the coding sequence ATGATGCTACAGCGAAACACAGTACAGCGCCAGGTCATACTAGAAGAGTTGAGGAAACTGACTTCTCATCCTACTGCACAGGAGATGTATCGACTTGTACAGAAGAGACTTCCCGATATTAGCCTGGGTACGGTATATCGCAATCTCGATTTGTTAAGCCGGGCTGGACTGATCGTGAAGCTGAGACTTGCCAGCCGCGAGGTCCGTTTCGATGGAGATATAGAACAACATCATCATGTCCGTTGCAAAAATTGCGGGCGTGTTGGGGATATCATGTCGACAAACGGCCGAGCCGTTGATGAAATTCTACCGGAAATTGAAGGCTGGGAGATAGTGGGAAAACGGACAGAGTTCGTCGGAATATGCCCGGATTGTAGTATATCAGGAAGCAGCCAGAAATAG
- a CDS encoding peroxiredoxin, translating into MSSLVTKEAPDFAAQAVMGDNSFSELKLSDYRGKYVVLFFYPLDFTFVCPSEIIAFNKALKKFQAKNTELIGVSVDSHFTHLAWKSTPVDQGGIGQIKYPLVADLNKNISRDYGVLVNESVALRGLFLIDKEGIIRHAVINDLGLGRNVDEALRMLDALQFTEKHGEVCPANWREGDDAMKPTAEGVAEYLAAHA; encoded by the coding sequence ATGTCAAGCTTAGTAACCAAAGAAGCTCCGGATTTCGCTGCACAGGCAGTAATGGGAGACAATTCATTTTCCGAGTTGAAGCTCTCGGACTATCGCGGCAAGTACGTGGTTTTGTTTTTCTACCCGCTGGATTTCACTTTTGTATGTCCGTCGGAGATCATAGCCTTTAACAAAGCGCTGAAGAAGTTCCAGGCCAAGAATACAGAATTGATCGGCGTGTCGGTTGACTCCCATTTCACCCATTTGGCCTGGAAAAGCACCCCAGTCGATCAGGGTGGTATCGGGCAGATCAAATACCCGCTGGTGGCAGACCTCAATAAGAACATTTCCCGCGACTACGGTGTACTGGTCAATGAATCGGTAGCGTTGCGTGGGCTCTTTCTCATTGACAAAGAGGGGATTATCCGTCATGCTGTCATCAACGATCTTGGGTTGGGCCGGAATGTGGACGAAGCTCTACGAATGCTTGACGCTCTACAGTTCACTGAGAAGCATGGGGAGGTCTGCCCGGCCAACTGGCGGGAAGGCGATGATGCTATGAAACCAACCGCTGAAGGTGTAGCTGAATACCTTGCAGCACATGCTTAG
- a CDS encoding ferritin family protein, which yields MSDHSTENTRETMAEGLLKAIKAERYGHNFYLMAANSTEDPKGKEIFQTLAREELDHMHFLRKQYDAILKTGQPDNSIRLGPQSDLTGMSPIFSESLKGRIKEASFEMTSLAIGIQLEHDAMQFYRAEAEAASDLEVKSFFSKLSDWEAGHYRALLRQQEELKEDYWLAGGFAPM from the coding sequence ATGAGCGACCATAGCACGGAAAACACCAGGGAAACAATGGCGGAAGGCCTGTTGAAGGCTATTAAGGCGGAGCGATACGGTCACAATTTTTACCTAATGGCCGCCAACAGTACGGAAGACCCCAAAGGGAAGGAAATCTTTCAGACTCTGGCACGGGAAGAGCTGGACCATATGCATTTCCTGAGAAAACAGTATGATGCTATCCTCAAGACCGGGCAACCGGATAATTCCATTAGGCTCGGACCACAGAGTGACCTGACAGGGATGTCTCCAATTTTCTCTGAGAGTCTGAAAGGACGAATCAAAGAAGCCAGTTTCGAGATGACCTCGCTGGCTATCGGTATTCAGCTTGAGCATGATGCAATGCAATTCTATCGGGCTGAGGCAGAAGCGGCGTCCGATTTGGAAGTGAAAAGTTTCTTTTCCAAATTGTCCGACTGGGAGGCCGGTCATTACCGTGCGCTTCTAAGACAACAAGAGGAACTAAAGGAAGACTACTGGTTGGCTGGTGGTTTTGCACCAATGTAG
- a CDS encoding desulfoferrodoxin produces the protein MATERLQVYKCEKCGNMVEVIHTGGGTLVCCGQDMRLLKEGEVDAATEKHVPVIEKIDGGYKVKVGDVAHPMEDKHYIEWIELIADGKAYRQFLNPGDTPEATFMVEGDSVSVREYCNLHGLWKG, from the coding sequence ATGGCAACTGAAAGACTGCAAGTCTATAAATGTGAAAAGTGCGGCAACATGGTGGAGGTAATCCATACCGGAGGTGGTACGCTGGTTTGCTGTGGACAGGATATGAGACTCTTGAAAGAGGGCGAAGTCGATGCCGCAACCGAAAAACATGTTCCCGTGATCGAGAAGATTGACGGCGGTTACAAGGTCAAGGTCGGAGACGTGGCCCATCCCATGGAAGACAAGCATTACATCGAATGGATCGAACTGATCGCCGACGGCAAAGCGTATCGTCAGTTCCTGAACCCGGGAGACACGCCCGAGGCGACTTTCATGGTTGAAGGGGACAGCGTCAGTGTACGCGAGTATTGCAACCTGCACGGGCTTTGGAAAGGATAA
- a CDS encoding ferritin, protein MISKKMQDAFNDQVTAEFYSAYLYLSMASYLESIDLPGFANWMRIQYQEEESHALKIFEYVIERDGRATLGAIEAPPTDWKSVQDVFETAYAHEQKVTGLINGLMDVAIGEKDHAAQIFLQWFVNEQVEEEASVKSIVQQLKLLGDSKGGLFQIDRELGTRVFTPPSGTAQ, encoded by the coding sequence ATGATAAGTAAAAAGATGCAAGACGCTTTCAATGACCAGGTGACTGCCGAATTCTACTCGGCCTATCTTTACCTGTCGATGGCGTCCTATCTGGAATCGATTGATCTCCCCGGGTTTGCCAACTGGATGCGTATCCAGTACCAGGAGGAAGAGTCCCACGCTCTGAAGATTTTCGAATATGTTATTGAACGTGACGGGCGGGCGACTCTCGGTGCGATTGAGGCTCCTCCTACAGATTGGAAATCGGTCCAGGATGTGTTCGAAACGGCCTATGCCCATGAACAAAAAGTAACGGGTTTAATTAACGGTCTGATGGATGTGGCCATTGGAGAGAAGGACCATGCAGCCCAGATTTTCCTGCAGTGGTTTGTGAATGAGCAAGTTGAAGAGGAAGCGTCGGTTAAATCGATAGTTCAACAACTCAAGCTGCTTGGCGACTCCAAGGGCGGACTGTTTCAGATTGACCGCGAGCTGGGAACACGCGTCTTCACTCCGCCTTCAGGAACCGCGCAGTAA
- a CDS encoding rubrerythrin family protein has translation MADVKGTKTEKNLLTAFAGESQARNRYTYFASKAKKEGFIQIAHIFEETANHEKEHAKRLFKFLKGGEVEVQATFPAGVIGSTAENLKASAGGEHHEWESMYPEFAKIAREEGLETIAKTFEAIAVAEKQHEKRFLAFMNRVEAGTVFKEQGKVVWRCRNCGYVHEGDEAPKACPACAHPQAHFERLAENW, from the coding sequence GTGGCTGATGTAAAAGGGACCAAAACCGAAAAGAACCTTCTCACGGCATTTGCCGGCGAGTCCCAGGCACGAAACCGCTACACGTATTTTGCAAGCAAGGCGAAAAAAGAAGGTTTTATCCAGATAGCACACATCTTTGAAGAGACCGCCAACCATGAAAAAGAACATGCCAAGCGTTTATTCAAATTCCTCAAGGGTGGCGAAGTTGAAGTCCAGGCAACTTTCCCGGCTGGTGTAATAGGCAGTACAGCCGAAAACCTGAAAGCTTCCGCCGGAGGAGAGCATCACGAGTGGGAGAGCATGTATCCCGAATTCGCGAAGATCGCTCGTGAGGAAGGCCTTGAGACTATCGCGAAGACATTCGAGGCTATCGCGGTGGCAGAGAAACAACACGAAAAACGTTTCCTTGCCTTTATGAATCGGGTTGAGGCGGGTACTGTTTTCAAAGAGCAAGGCAAAGTTGTCTGGCGGTGTCGCAACTGCGGCTATGTTCATGAAGGCGACGAAGCACCAAAGGCATGCCCGGCGTGTGCTCACCCACAAGCGCATTTTGAGCGTTTGGCAGAGAACTGGTAG
- a CDS encoding SO_0444 family Cu/Zn efflux transporter, whose translation MYDLLARITQESWLILGQMSPYLLFGFLAAGVLSVYLSAEWVRRYLGGSGYRGVFLASLFGVPLPLCSCSVIPVAVSIRESGASRAATTAFLLSTPQTGVDSIAVTYALLGPVFAIFRPVTALLSGLVGGGLVGLFGEKEKPQSLQMTGVSCCCCESSIPEPEKSKVAHALKYGFLELPRDIGMALLLGILIAGILTAVVPQDSLAAYVGGGFLSMLILMVAGVPVYVCATASVPIAAGFIHMGASAGAALAFLIAGPATNAAAVTTIWRTLGSRTAILYLITVAASALGFGLILDWLIPMAGSTVPELADQAHHEMESVWVHNGSAIVLLIILGMAYVSARYPVNEKKGESCCNNVTLDSNSHGEVNSSR comes from the coding sequence ATGTATGATCTGTTAGCACGAATAACCCAGGAGAGTTGGCTGATTCTTGGTCAGATGTCTCCCTACCTGTTGTTCGGGTTCCTGGCGGCCGGTGTTCTTTCTGTTTATCTGTCAGCCGAATGGGTCCGCCGGTATCTCGGTGGCAGTGGCTATCGGGGAGTGTTCCTGGCCTCTCTGTTTGGGGTTCCTCTGCCGTTGTGTTCCTGTAGTGTCATACCGGTGGCGGTTTCGATTCGAGAGAGTGGTGCCAGCCGGGCTGCTACTACGGCCTTTCTACTTTCAACTCCACAAACTGGTGTAGATAGCATTGCTGTTACGTATGCGCTACTGGGTCCGGTATTTGCTATTTTTCGGCCTGTTACAGCTCTTCTGTCTGGCTTGGTTGGTGGTGGACTCGTGGGCCTTTTCGGAGAAAAGGAGAAACCACAAAGTCTACAAATGACTGGTGTTTCGTGCTGCTGCTGTGAATCGTCGATACCCGAACCTGAGAAGTCGAAAGTCGCTCATGCCCTGAAGTACGGTTTTCTTGAGTTGCCACGAGATATCGGGATGGCGCTACTATTGGGAATTCTGATTGCCGGAATCCTTACTGCTGTTGTGCCGCAGGATTCACTGGCCGCCTACGTCGGCGGGGGATTTCTGTCTATGCTGATTCTGATGGTAGCTGGAGTGCCGGTCTATGTCTGTGCAACGGCTTCAGTGCCTATTGCAGCCGGATTCATACACATGGGTGCTTCCGCCGGTGCAGCTCTGGCTTTCCTTATCGCTGGTCCAGCCACCAATGCAGCCGCCGTCACGACAATCTGGCGTACTCTGGGATCACGAACCGCTATCCTCTATTTGATAACAGTGGCGGCCAGCGCCTTGGGCTTTGGTCTGATTCTGGACTGGCTGATACCGATGGCTGGTAGTACTGTGCCGGAACTGGCCGATCAGGCGCACCATGAGATGGAAAGTGTCTGGGTTCATAACGGTAGTGCGATAGTGCTTCTGATTATCCTTGGAATGGCCTATGTTTCTGCCAGATATCCGGTCAATGAAAAGAAAGGTGAATCCTGTTGTAATAACGTCACCCTGGACAGCAACTCGCATGGAGAAGTAAATTCTTCTCGTTGA
- a CDS encoding ZIP family metal transporter, whose product MDWFVQLNPVVQALLATCFTWALTAAGAALVFSMKDLKRSTMDAMLGFAAGVMIAASCWSLLIPSIEMAEDWSLPAWIPATVGFLLGASFLRLVDRFLPHLHPGMATQQAEGVKTRWQRTTLLVLAITLHNIPEGLAVGVAFGAAAAGLDSATLAGAVALAIGIGIQNFPEGTAVSMPLRREGFSRAKSFWYGQLSGVVEPMAGVLGAALVLVARPILPYALSFAAGAMIFVVIEDLVPESQTGGHSHAATWGAIIGFAVMMTLDVALG is encoded by the coding sequence ATTGACTGGTTTGTACAATTGAATCCAGTCGTCCAGGCTCTGTTGGCGACCTGTTTCACATGGGCGCTTACTGCCGCCGGAGCAGCTCTGGTCTTTTCCATGAAGGACCTGAAACGCAGCACTATGGATGCCATGCTGGGTTTTGCTGCCGGGGTTATGATAGCGGCCAGTTGTTGGTCTCTGTTGATTCCATCAATAGAGATGGCCGAGGACTGGAGCCTCCCGGCGTGGATTCCTGCTACAGTGGGATTTCTTCTGGGGGCATCCTTCCTGCGATTGGTTGACAGATTTCTTCCTCACCTCCATCCTGGTATGGCTACCCAACAGGCCGAAGGGGTCAAAACCAGATGGCAGAGAACGACACTGTTGGTGTTGGCTATCACGCTCCACAACATTCCGGAAGGTCTGGCAGTAGGTGTAGCTTTCGGAGCTGCGGCGGCGGGTCTTGATTCGGCTACTCTGGCCGGTGCGGTGGCGCTGGCGATTGGAATTGGCATTCAGAATTTCCCAGAAGGAACTGCGGTCTCGATGCCGTTGCGGCGTGAGGGGTTCTCTCGAGCCAAAAGTTTCTGGTACGGACAATTATCGGGCGTAGTTGAACCAATGGCCGGCGTTCTTGGAGCGGCACTGGTGTTAGTGGCTCGTCCTATTCTGCCCTATGCATTGTCATTTGCTGCCGGAGCCATGATCTTTGTTGTGATTGAGGATCTGGTACCAGAATCACAGACCGGCGGACACTCGCACGCAGCCACTTGGGGTGCGATAATCGGGTTTGCCGTGATGATGACATTGGATGTAGCTTTAGGGTGA
- the lpdA gene encoding dihydrolipoyl dehydrogenase, with protein sequence MSEKFELVIIGAGPGGYVAAIRAAQLGFKTVVVEREYLGGVCLNWGCIPSKTLLYVTELKRKIKEASRIGLKAENVSIDLDRLRKHKDTTVKRLTGGVGMLLENAGVTIVNGSASFLSQNELEIVGEDGRKTIKADNFVIATGASPIELPMLRQDGEAIIGAREAIGIPRVPEEMLVVGAGPIGVEMATVYRSLGARVTIVEMLDSVLPTLDSDIGAAQARALKKMGMKLLLSSRVTSSKRNGETVEVVIESEGDSKTHNFDLILVAAGMKPNTSSLNLEGVGVQVDSHGFVVVDDQMRSSVSHICAVGDIAGGMLLAHKASHEGIVAVEALAGSPTRADWKAVPYAVFTDPEVAGIGLTEKEAAEASMEIKVGKFPFRAIGKAVATLATDGFVKIVADAVTDNILGIHVVGPHAGDIVMTGTALMEMDATAEELGHLMAIHPTLSEALVEAGLSVNKHAIHMPN encoded by the coding sequence ATGAGTGAGAAATTCGAACTGGTAATTATCGGTGCCGGTCCGGGAGGTTATGTGGCAGCTATCAGAGCTGCTCAACTCGGTTTCAAGACGGTCGTGGTCGAACGTGAGTACCTGGGAGGAGTTTGTCTCAACTGGGGCTGTATACCATCAAAGACGCTCTTGTATGTGACGGAACTCAAGCGCAAAATCAAGGAAGCATCGCGGATCGGTCTCAAGGCAGAAAACGTATCGATCGACCTCGATCGGTTGCGTAAGCACAAAGACACCACTGTCAAGCGCCTCACCGGCGGCGTGGGGATGTTACTTGAAAATGCTGGCGTTACAATCGTAAACGGTTCCGCTTCATTCCTCTCCCAAAACGAACTGGAGATTGTTGGCGAAGACGGCAGGAAAACTATAAAGGCTGACAATTTCGTTATAGCTACCGGAGCATCACCAATCGAACTGCCCATGCTAAGACAGGACGGCGAAGCCATTATTGGTGCTCGTGAAGCAATAGGAATTCCCCGTGTACCTGAGGAAATGCTCGTTGTCGGGGCCGGTCCGATTGGCGTCGAAATGGCGACTGTCTATCGATCGCTGGGAGCACGGGTGACGATTGTAGAAATGCTCGACTCAGTGCTACCTACGCTTGATTCCGACATTGGCGCTGCGCAGGCACGAGCGCTCAAGAAGATGGGCATGAAGCTCCTTCTATCGTCCAGAGTAACTTCCTCGAAACGCAATGGTGAGACAGTTGAAGTTGTCATCGAATCTGAAGGGGATAGCAAAACTCACAATTTTGATCTTATTCTTGTCGCGGCCGGGATGAAACCAAACACATCATCTCTCAATCTCGAGGGAGTTGGCGTACAAGTTGACTCTCATGGTTTCGTGGTTGTTGATGACCAGATGCGAAGCAGTGTCTCTCATATTTGTGCTGTTGGTGACATCGCCGGGGGAATGCTACTGGCTCACAAAGCATCGCACGAGGGTATTGTTGCCGTCGAGGCTTTGGCGGGATCCCCTACACGGGCAGATTGGAAGGCCGTTCCCTATGCGGTTTTCACTGATCCCGAAGTGGCTGGAATTGGTCTGACCGAGAAAGAAGCTGCTGAAGCCAGCATGGAAATCAAGGTTGGCAAGTTCCCTTTCCGCGCTATAGGGAAAGCGGTGGCAACGCTCGCAACAGACGGATTCGTCAAGATAGTGGCCGACGCCGTTACTGATAATATCCTTGGCATCCATGTTGTTGGCCCCCATGCCGGTGATATCGTAATGACGGGCACGGCGCTGATGGAAATGGATGCCACGGCCGAGGAATTGGGGCACTTGATGGCTATCCACCCCACTCTTTCAGAGGCTTTGGTGGAAGCTGGCCTTAGCGTCAACAAGCACGCCATCCACATGCCGAACTGA
- a CDS encoding DegT/DnrJ/EryC1/StrS family aminotransferase: MKGLLVKQAMRKKIPLFDLKLSSKAKKEVAAVLNEGWLTVGSRVAAFEKAVAKLLGVKHVASVSSCTTGLHLALKTLGASTGREVITTPFTFAATVEAIIEAGARPVFADIDPKTLNIDPDEVARKVSDQTMAIMPVDIAGYPADYVQLNKICDAHSVALLADAAHSIGASYRKRSIPQLCDGAVFSFYSTKNLTCGEGGLVASRHKMLTDKVHLLARHGLSSSTLNRTNSGRWEYDAVTVGYKGNMSELHAAIGLGQLASFEKVQKARTKLAQRYLKNLVGLEDYLEVPEIAGGYVHGWHLFIIKLHLSSLKIDRNKFIAAMSRKGIECGVHYKPIFELSCYRDLFGLSPQYFPNAAYAGQRVISLPLYPTLKSSDVDYICETIHSLVRRHGR; this comes from the coding sequence ATGAAAGGCTTATTAGTGAAGCAAGCCATGCGTAAGAAGATACCGCTCTTCGATCTCAAGTTGTCGTCGAAAGCGAAAAAGGAAGTTGCGGCAGTACTCAACGAAGGTTGGCTAACTGTTGGTTCGCGCGTGGCTGCTTTCGAGAAGGCTGTGGCCAAACTCCTCGGGGTGAAACACGTTGCCAGCGTGAGTTCTTGCACGACCGGGCTTCATCTCGCCTTGAAGACACTCGGGGCAAGTACGGGCCGGGAAGTGATTACAACCCCGTTTACTTTTGCCGCCACCGTCGAGGCTATTATCGAAGCTGGTGCTCGGCCTGTCTTTGCCGATATCGATCCAAAAACCCTGAACATTGATCCTGACGAAGTCGCCCGCAAAGTGTCTGACCAAACGATGGCCATCATGCCGGTTGATATCGCCGGCTATCCAGCCGATTACGTGCAGTTGAACAAGATATGTGATGCTCATTCCGTTGCCCTTCTGGCTGATGCGGCCCATTCGATTGGAGCGTCGTACAGGAAAAGGTCGATCCCTCAACTGTGTGATGGGGCTGTGTTCTCTTTCTATTCCACCAAGAATCTCACTTGCGGCGAGGGTGGTTTGGTAGCCTCTCGTCACAAAATGCTGACCGACAAGGTACACCTGCTGGCTCGCCATGGCCTGTCATCGAGCACACTTAACCGAACAAATTCAGGCCGATGGGAATACGATGCTGTCACTGTCGGATATAAGGGAAATATGTCCGAGCTACATGCGGCCATCGGGCTGGGGCAGTTGGCGTCTTTCGAGAAAGTTCAGAAAGCGCGCACTAAACTAGCGCAACGTTATCTCAAAAACCTCGTCGGCCTGGAAGATTATCTCGAGGTGCCCGAAATTGCAGGCGGATACGTTCATGGCTGGCACCTGTTCATAATCAAATTGCACCTGTCAAGCCTGAAGATTGACCGGAATAAGTTCATCGCGGCTATGAGTCGCAAAGGAATTGAATGCGGAGTGCATTACAAACCGATCTTTGAACTTTCGTGTTATCGCGACCTGTTTGGACTCTCACCGCAGTATTTCCCCAACGCCGCCTATGCCGGGCAGCGTGTTATCTCTTTACCGTTGTACCCGACTTTGAAATCTTCGGATGTTGATTACATCTGCGAAACGATACATTCACTGGTGCGCAGGCATGGTCGGTAG
- a CDS encoding glycosyltransferase family 4 protein — MTNKRIVIFGWANSVHIHRWAAGLRERGCEVKVISLDGWEVDGCETVVFPRSGRWSYLAHASTAVREAQAFKPDLIHLHYVSGFGLWGVWSRFSPLVMSVWGSDVVDFPSTRLRRAWLRYQLGKATHITATSDFLRKTTRNLLPAVEQRISVIPFGVNVPNTTEPLPSMDYLRLCFIKNHKSIYGLDILLRALARAKSRIPNIKLSLAGRGEMTGELQSMVTDLNIADIVDLVGFIENKNIYKFISQHHMVVMPSRREAFGVAALEAGICGRPVIASNVGGVPEVLRDGETGILIPPNDPEALAEAIMTLSQNADLMKKMGDAGHLFVRDNFSWDRSLDMMIELYERLISEASHA; from the coding sequence ATGACCAACAAGCGGATTGTCATTTTCGGTTGGGCCAATTCGGTCCACATTCATCGCTGGGCCGCTGGCCTGCGTGAACGGGGCTGCGAGGTCAAGGTAATCTCTCTCGACGGTTGGGAGGTTGACGGATGCGAGACTGTTGTTTTCCCGCGAAGTGGACGATGGTCGTACCTAGCTCATGCCTCTACGGCAGTGCGAGAAGCACAGGCGTTCAAACCGGATCTCATCCATTTGCATTATGTCTCCGGCTTCGGTTTGTGGGGGGTATGGTCACGGTTCTCTCCGTTAGTGATGTCGGTATGGGGATCCGATGTTGTAGATTTCCCTTCCACTAGATTACGCCGCGCGTGGCTTAGGTACCAACTTGGAAAAGCTACTCATATCACAGCTACCAGCGACTTTCTTCGGAAGACTACCCGAAATCTTCTCCCGGCAGTAGAGCAGCGAATCTCCGTCATTCCTTTTGGGGTGAACGTTCCAAACACTACTGAACCACTGCCATCGATGGATTATCTTCGTCTTTGCTTTATAAAAAATCACAAATCAATCTACGGTCTGGATATTCTTCTTAGAGCACTCGCCCGGGCCAAATCAAGAATACCGAATATCAAACTTTCGCTGGCGGGCCGTGGGGAAATGACCGGGGAATTGCAGTCGATGGTGACCGATCTTAACATTGCCGATATTGTTGATCTGGTCGGCTTTATTGAGAACAAGAATATCTACAAGTTCATCTCACAGCATCATATGGTTGTGATGCCGTCGCGACGCGAAGCTTTTGGCGTTGCAGCCCTTGAAGCAGGAATCTGTGGCCGACCGGTTATTGCATCGAATGTCGGTGGCGTACCGGAAGTACTGCGCGATGGCGAGACAGGTATCCTCATCCCGCCGAATGATCCCGAAGCGTTGGCCGAGGCTATTATGACACTATCGCAAAATGCCGATCTTATGAAGAAGATGGGTGATGCGGGACATCTCTTCGTGCGCGACAACTTCAGTTGGGACCGATCACTTGACATGATGATCGAGCTGTATGAAAGGCTTATTAGTGAAGCAAGCCATGCGTAA
- a CDS encoding aldo/keto reductase has product MIQDFTHSVLGRTGIEVHRLGLSATYRPGKKTLHRALDAGLNYVFMYGFDTQMKSVLRDEIVNNRDRFVIATGAYNYIWWHSDIRKTLEKRLRQLRTDHIDVFLFMGVMKEKEFPEHIREELYRLKEEGKVRAIGISTHDRKFAGKLATDGAQDVLMVRYNAAHRGAEEDVFPHLQKHNPGIISFTATRWRYLIKRPSGYPKGDRLPTPGECYRFVLSNPNVDVCMMAPSNQKQLEHNLTTLEEGPLSDEDMEFMKQFGDRVHHTRKWFM; this is encoded by the coding sequence ATGATACAGGACTTTACACATTCAGTATTAGGCCGCACCGGTATCGAAGTTCATCGACTCGGTCTGTCGGCCACTTACCGGCCGGGCAAAAAGACCCTTCACCGCGCCCTTGACGCTGGCCTTAACTATGTTTTTATGTACGGTTTCGATACTCAGATGAAAAGTGTTCTTCGGGATGAGATTGTTAACAATCGCGACCGATTCGTTATCGCTACCGGCGCTTACAACTACATCTGGTGGCATTCGGACATTCGCAAGACCCTTGAGAAACGCCTGCGGCAGTTAAGGACTGATCACATTGATGTCTTTCTGTTCATGGGCGTAATGAAAGAGAAGGAATTCCCGGAGCACATAAGAGAGGAACTGTATCGGCTAAAGGAGGAAGGCAAAGTGCGCGCCATTGGTATCTCAACGCACGACCGAAAGTTTGCCGGAAAGCTGGCGACGGATGGAGCACAGGATGTTCTGATGGTACGATACAATGCCGCTCATCGCGGGGCTGAAGAGGACGTGTTTCCTCATCTGCAGAAGCATAATCCCGGTATAATCAGTTTCACTGCCACGCGTTGGCGGTATCTAATCAAACGACCTTCAGGATATCCAAAAGGCGATCGTCTTCCCACTCCCGGCGAATGCTATCGCTTTGTCCTCTCCAATCCCAATGTCGATGTCTGCATGATGGCTCCATCTAATCAAAAACAGCTCGAACATAACCTCACCACTCTCGAAGAGGGACCGCTCAGCGACGAAGATATGGAGTTTATGAAGCAATTCGGTGATCGAGTGCATCACACGAGGAAGTGGTTCATGTAA